A stretch of the Streptomyces sp. WMMB303 genome encodes the following:
- a CDS encoding cell division protein FtsK → MNVSGPTTAEPEEHTAEVIPIPLAKTRSATPETSAPGEAKPGEWEADLPEIDDPDGEGLTEGAPVDPPREVYPPSIAEWMEAKDKARQPVLPDWVKLPDQRKAVRRWALRHYPTVVGYHAVRLPCIYTPKLVAYAPRGAWRWSAAIGRWVFDAEGRPLRNAAVEAEDAGEYLKLSRQRNDRVRLRGALAFVGSFLGLIVALILYVMAPSWLLLLSVATLTTGLGVAGAPADRPLIDRAKVTFRKRKLSSDIVIRAHEVAGLTTKNQTVAFPRPIGRDGDGWRVIVDLPYGKTFEDAMKARGRLASGMDISSTQLFLDKDESSDRRVSYWIADRDPLAVPAGRTPLLGATRVDFWKPFPWGVDERGNPVMVTMLWLSLLVGAVPRQGKTFSARTIALAAALDPYVKLIVFDGKASPDWRAFSKVAHRIGFGIVPRNGFDPVEHLVNALMELKADVEDRYHRLSELPLHICPEGKLTPEISRDKKLNMPLTLVVVDEVQEYLQHPVHGKTILDLLVYLARVAPAVGVSVMTSTQKPDDTACPSVLRDQHQARFSLRVGSWQVSDVVLGAGAYSEGLDASRLLKSHKGVGLLKGMSDDSGIVRTYLADGRDAETIVGRARDLREAEGTLSGDAVGEVSTVRGADAILDDIAAVLGRTEDKVWSETIVDRLAELNAEAYGAWAELEGRAKADQLSNALKPFGIKTGQVWGATETGKGANRRGIERQHIIDAITERNKKRSDG, encoded by the coding sequence ATGAACGTGTCCGGTCCCACTACGGCGGAACCGGAAGAACACACAGCGGAAGTCATCCCTATTCCACTGGCCAAGACCCGATCGGCAACCCCTGAGACGTCGGCACCGGGCGAGGCAAAGCCGGGTGAGTGGGAGGCCGACCTCCCCGAGATCGACGACCCCGACGGTGAGGGGCTGACCGAGGGTGCCCCGGTCGACCCGCCGCGCGAGGTGTACCCGCCATCCATTGCCGAATGGATGGAAGCCAAGGACAAGGCGCGTCAGCCGGTCTTGCCCGACTGGGTGAAGCTGCCTGACCAGCGCAAGGCCGTCCGCCGGTGGGCCCTGCGGCACTACCCGACCGTGGTCGGCTATCACGCCGTGCGGTTGCCGTGCATCTACACCCCGAAGCTTGTGGCCTACGCTCCGCGCGGGGCGTGGCGGTGGTCGGCCGCAATCGGCCGATGGGTGTTCGATGCCGAGGGCAGGCCGCTGCGAAACGCTGCCGTCGAGGCCGAGGACGCCGGCGAGTACTTGAAGCTGTCGAGGCAGCGCAATGACCGCGTTCGCTTGCGCGGTGCGCTTGCTTTCGTCGGCTCGTTCCTCGGGCTGATTGTGGCGCTGATCCTGTACGTCATGGCCCCTTCGTGGCTGCTCCTGCTGTCGGTGGCGACGCTGACCACAGGTCTCGGTGTGGCCGGAGCGCCGGCAGACCGGCCGCTGATCGACCGGGCCAAGGTCACGTTCCGCAAGCGGAAGCTCTCCAGCGACATCGTGATTCGGGCGCACGAGGTGGCCGGACTGACCACAAAGAATCAGACGGTCGCGTTCCCGCGGCCGATCGGCCGTGACGGCGACGGATGGCGTGTCATCGTCGACCTGCCCTACGGCAAGACGTTCGAGGACGCCATGAAGGCACGAGGTCGGCTTGCTTCCGGCATGGACATCTCGTCCACCCAATTGTTCCTGGACAAGGACGAGTCGAGTGACCGGCGAGTGTCCTACTGGATCGCCGACCGTGACCCGCTCGCGGTACCCGCCGGACGTACGCCGCTGCTGGGAGCAACGAGGGTCGACTTCTGGAAGCCCTTCCCGTGGGGAGTGGATGAGCGCGGCAACCCGGTGATGGTCACGATGCTGTGGCTGTCGCTGCTGGTTGGCGCCGTGCCCCGACAGGGCAAGACGTTCTCTGCGCGCACCATCGCCCTCGCCGCCGCTCTGGATCCCTACGTCAAGCTGATCGTGTTCGATGGCAAGGCGTCACCGGACTGGCGAGCATTCTCAAAGGTCGCGCACCGCATCGGCTTCGGCATCGTGCCGCGCAACGGCTTCGACCCGGTGGAACACCTGGTCAACGCCCTGATGGAACTGAAAGCGGACGTCGAGGACCGCTACCACCGGCTCTCGGAACTGCCGCTGCACATCTGCCCGGAGGGCAAGCTCACCCCGGAGATCAGCCGGGACAAGAAGCTGAACATGCCGCTCACTCTGGTGGTGGTGGATGAGGTGCAGGAGTACTTGCAGCACCCCGTGCACGGCAAAACCATCCTTGACCTGCTGGTTTACCTCGCTCGCGTCGCCCCGGCGGTAGGAGTGTCGGTGATGACGTCCACGCAGAAGCCGGACGACACCGCATGCCCGTCGGTGCTGCGTGACCAGCATCAGGCCCGGTTCTCCCTGCGGGTCGGCTCGTGGCAGGTGTCCGACGTCGTCTTGGGCGCCGGCGCCTACAGCGAAGGTCTGGACGCCTCCCGGCTGCTCAAGTCCCACAAGGGCGTGGGTCTGCTCAAGGGGATGTCGGATGACTCCGGGATCGTGCGTACATACCTCGCCGACGGCCGCGACGCCGAGACCATCGTCGGCCGCGCTCGTGATCTGCGGGAAGCCGAAGGCACTCTGTCCGGCGACGCCGTCGGCGAGGTCAGCACTGTGCGCGGCGCTGACGCGATTCTGGACGACATCGCCGCCGTACTGGGCCGCACGGAGGACAAGGTGTGGTCCGAGACCATCGTGGACCGGCTCGCCGAGCTGAACGCAGAGGCGTACGGCGCTTGGGCAGAGCTGGAGGGCCGCGCCAAGGCCGATCAGCTCTCCAACGCACTCAAGCCGTTCGGCATCAAGACCGGGCAGGTCTGGGGTGCTACGGAGACCGGCAAAGGCGCCAACCGGCGCGGCATCGAGCGTCAGCACATCATCGACGCGATTACGGAACGCAACAAAAAGCGGTCCGACGGGTAG
- a CDS encoding site-specific integrase: protein MAEEKKRTRRANGESAIYFGKDGRWHARVPMGYKENGEAYRRHLTRRTRKELVDEVRRLEKQRDEGAARQPGKPWTVEKWLRHWIGNIVQPPVVSENTYDGYEVAVRVHLIPGVGKHRIDRLEPEHLESLYQRMQKTGSAAATAHQVHRTIRTALTEAVRRGHVARNAAALAKPPRIEEPESEVEPYSLEEVQRLLMEVNKRRNSARWMLALALGLRQGETLGLRWSDVDLDNEYLKLRRNRLRPRYKHGCPEASPCGRKAGYCPDRVQTRRETKNTKSRAGRRAVPLPGPLVAMLRSHAETQARERKAAGNLWGESDYVFTKPLGGPLSPNTDYHDWKRLLEDAHVRDGRLHDARHTAATVLMLLGVPDRVIDQIMGWEPGTSARMRARYLHVPDAMLKDVARKIADAIWGPSETPSVDKNQDNEG from the coding sequence GTGGCAGAAGAGAAGAAGCGCACCCGCCGCGCCAACGGCGAATCGGCCATCTACTTCGGGAAAGACGGCCGATGGCACGCACGAGTGCCGATGGGCTACAAGGAGAACGGGGAGGCCTACCGCCGGCATCTGACGCGCCGGACGCGTAAAGAGTTGGTTGACGAAGTCCGCCGGCTTGAGAAGCAGCGCGACGAAGGGGCGGCCCGACAGCCGGGCAAGCCGTGGACAGTCGAGAAGTGGCTTCGGCACTGGATCGGGAACATCGTTCAGCCGCCGGTCGTGAGTGAGAACACTTATGACGGCTACGAGGTGGCCGTGCGTGTGCACCTGATTCCCGGCGTCGGAAAACACCGCATCGACCGCTTGGAGCCTGAGCACCTGGAGAGCCTGTACCAGCGCATGCAGAAGACCGGCAGCGCCGCGGCTACCGCTCACCAGGTGCACCGCACGATCCGTACCGCACTCACAGAGGCGGTACGGCGCGGCCACGTCGCCAGGAATGCGGCAGCCCTTGCCAAACCCCCGCGTATCGAGGAACCGGAATCGGAGGTGGAGCCGTACTCCCTGGAAGAGGTGCAACGCCTGCTTATGGAAGTCAACAAGCGTCGGAACAGCGCCCGCTGGATGCTGGCGCTGGCGCTCGGTCTGCGACAGGGCGAGACGCTAGGACTCCGATGGTCTGACGTCGACCTGGACAACGAGTACTTGAAGCTACGCCGCAACCGTCTGCGGCCCAGGTACAAGCATGGGTGCCCAGAAGCTTCACCATGCGGTCGGAAAGCGGGGTACTGCCCGGACCGCGTGCAGACCCGTCGAGAGACGAAGAACACCAAGTCCAGGGCGGGGCGCCGCGCAGTGCCCCTTCCGGGCCCTCTTGTCGCGATGCTCCGTTCGCACGCCGAGACGCAGGCACGCGAGCGGAAGGCAGCCGGCAACCTGTGGGGCGAGTCGGACTACGTGTTCACCAAGCCGCTCGGTGGCCCGCTGAGCCCGAACACGGATTATCACGACTGGAAGCGGCTGCTCGAAGACGCACATGTCCGGGACGGCCGGCTTCACGACGCCCGGCACACCGCCGCCACCGTGCTCATGCTGCTCGGTGTCCCGGATCGCGTCATCGATCAGATCATGGGGTGGGAGCCGGGAACCTCCGCGCGTATGCGAGCGCGGTACCTGCACGTGCCGGACGCCATGCTCAAGGATGTGGCCCGGAAGATCGCCGATGCCATCTGGGGCCCCTCGGAGACACCCTCTGTGGACAAAAACCAGGACAACGAGGGCTGA
- a CDS encoding excisionase family DNA-binding protein: MSEHSTLAAPTDDDPTLVLLTVEEAARRLRIGRTTCYQLIRSGELESIPVGRLRRVPADAPAAYVARLRTTCRAA, encoded by the coding sequence TTGAGCGAGCACAGCACCCTCGCGGCGCCCACCGATGACGATCCGACGCTGGTTCTCCTCACAGTCGAAGAGGCCGCCCGCCGACTCCGCATCGGCCGGACCACGTGCTATCAGCTCATTCGGTCCGGAGAGCTGGAATCCATCCCCGTCGGCCGTCTCCGCCGCGTTCCCGCTGACGCGCCGGCCGCGTACGTTGCCCGACTCCGTACCACCTGCCGCGCCGCTTGA
- a CDS encoding DNA primase, with protein sequence MRVRHDHLRTALDLAGVGVPVLPLREGKVPFGNCRACAKNVCGGRPNMKNPGPCECPAVCHGWAAATTDPAVLVSTAWAAAWRQAVAIAFHPGGAELTVVDLDDAAAVAWARATLPATRTVTTTRGEHWIYRGAMQSANGVRPGVDIKSRMSYARWLGGGSGAAVPLPGSVRALPTKEETTWARAGVASSLPCRTTWDRTVAAGCRHTERYVRTGLERGLARVRARTESGAGSQAFGVARFIAGQHVQCPGPCGLEALGEQVVAAAVSVGVPEAYARRAVANGLKAAPERAA encoded by the coding sequence ATGAGGGTCCGCCACGATCACCTGCGCACCGCGCTGGACCTAGCCGGGGTCGGCGTGCCGGTGCTGCCCCTGCGAGAGGGCAAGGTGCCGTTCGGTAACTGTCGCGCCTGCGCCAAGAACGTCTGTGGCGGGCGGCCGAACATGAAGAACCCCGGGCCCTGCGAGTGCCCGGCTGTCTGCCACGGGTGGGCCGCTGCGACGACCGATCCGGCCGTGCTCGTGTCCACGGCGTGGGCGGCTGCTTGGCGTCAGGCCGTCGCTATCGCCTTTCACCCCGGAGGGGCAGAGCTGACCGTCGTCGATCTGGACGACGCGGCAGCCGTCGCATGGGCCCGCGCGACCTTGCCCGCCACACGGACTGTGACGACGACGCGCGGGGAGCACTGGATCTACCGGGGCGCTATGCAGTCTGCCAACGGCGTGCGGCCGGGTGTCGACATCAAGTCGCGCATGTCCTACGCGCGGTGGCTCGGGGGCGGTAGCGGTGCTGCGGTGCCGCTACCGGGATCCGTCCGTGCGCTGCCGACAAAGGAAGAAACCACCTGGGCTCGCGCGGGGGTGGCCTCTTCTCTCCCCTGCCGTACGACCTGGGACCGGACGGTCGCCGCCGGGTGTCGTCATACCGAACGGTATGTGCGCACAGGTCTGGAACGCGGTCTCGCTCGGGTGCGGGCTCGCACCGAGTCCGGCGCCGGCTCGCAGGCGTTCGGAGTGGCGCGGTTCATCGCGGGCCAGCACGTGCAGTGCCCGGGCCCGTGTGGGTTGGAGGCCCTCGGCGAACAGGTCGTTGCCGCGGCCGTCTCCGTCGGTGTCCCCGAGGCGTACGCCCGCCGTGCCGTCGCCAACGGCCTTAAGGCGGCCCCGGAGCGTGCGGCATGA
- a CDS encoding DNA methylase, translating to MTQPTPTLRAANRPRLLDLFSCAGGAGAGYARAGFAVDGCDIVRRLNYPFPYHQGDALTYLARLIDTSEIRRYAFVHASPPCQHGCALTVGTNASQGWGRTHVDLVARTRALLDKTSLPYVIEQPNGRARIRRDLTLCGEMFGLGVIRHRNFELGGWTMEQPAHVPHRGRVRGYRHGRFYDGPYVAAYGSGGGKPSVPELQAAMGIGWTDVREELTEAIPPAYTEFIGRAHLAALNSLGVAA from the coding sequence ATGACCCAACCAACGCCAACCCTGCGAGCCGCGAACCGGCCGCGTCTGCTGGATCTCTTCTCGTGCGCTGGCGGTGCTGGAGCGGGCTACGCTCGCGCCGGATTCGCCGTAGACGGTTGTGACATCGTCCGGCGGCTGAACTATCCCTTCCCGTATCACCAGGGCGACGCTCTGACCTACCTCGCGCGCCTCATCGACACGAGCGAGATCCGGCGGTACGCGTTCGTCCACGCCTCCCCGCCCTGTCAGCACGGATGCGCACTCACTGTGGGGACCAACGCGTCCCAGGGGTGGGGCCGTACTCATGTCGACCTGGTTGCACGCACCCGTGCCCTGCTTGACAAGACGTCTCTGCCGTATGTGATCGAGCAGCCCAACGGCCGCGCCCGGATTCGCAGGGACCTGACGTTGTGCGGCGAGATGTTTGGTCTCGGTGTCATTCGGCATCGCAACTTCGAACTTGGCGGCTGGACCATGGAGCAGCCGGCACACGTCCCGCACCGTGGGCGAGTGCGTGGCTACCGGCACGGTCGCTTCTACGACGGCCCGTACGTCGCGGCGTACGGCTCCGGTGGTGGCAAGCCGTCCGTCCCGGAACTACAGGCTGCTATGGGCATCGGCTGGACCGATGTGCGCGAGGAACTGACCGAGGCCATTCCGCCCGCCTACACGGAGTTCATCGGGCGGGCCCACCTCGCCGCCCTGAACTCGTTGGGGGTGGCGGCATGA
- a CDS encoding YfjI family protein encodes MDSPDVWAGLPTLNETPPVADETAQEAWEEPIPLTGRRERPPFPVHVLPRWVRDFVTAVAEETQTPVDLAGSLALAVLGTAAGGRSVVHVRGNWREPTNLYTVVALPPANRKSAVFSLLTDPLYEAEKQLKATMKPVIVEAELTARLAKEAADKAAAKAASADDDKRDDMVATAVGLAQTADTLTVPAEPVLLADDSTPETVTSLMSEQGGRLSVLSAEGGIFDIIAGRYSGAPNMEVFLKGHAGDRLRVNRQTRREYIDAPALTIGLAVQPDVLRDIGKVKGFDGRGLLARFLYALPASTVGERKVITDPVPEQTAAAYASNVIDLTLSLAEWTDPAVIQLSPEADAALIAYQERVEPQLKARGGRLGHIANWAGKLAGATARIAALLHLAGHLGEGHRHPVTEQTMNAAIELGEYYTAHALAVFDVMGADPVVSRARSVLEALRDNGWDDVSRRDLFTVLSRAEAPTIADLEPALALLEDHGYLRTYQPERTGKRGRPPAPRLSVHPQFHQGGR; translated from the coding sequence GTGGACAGCCCGGACGTGTGGGCCGGACTGCCCACCCTGAACGAAACACCACCCGTCGCGGACGAGACGGCACAGGAAGCGTGGGAGGAACCTATCCCGCTCACCGGCCGCCGGGAGCGCCCGCCGTTTCCCGTCCACGTGCTGCCCCGGTGGGTGCGCGACTTCGTGACGGCTGTCGCCGAGGAGACACAGACCCCGGTGGATCTCGCCGGCTCGCTGGCTCTCGCCGTACTCGGCACGGCGGCCGGCGGCCGGTCGGTGGTCCACGTGCGCGGCAACTGGCGGGAGCCGACCAACCTCTACACCGTGGTTGCTCTCCCGCCGGCCAACCGGAAGTCGGCCGTCTTCTCTCTGCTGACAGATCCGCTGTACGAGGCGGAGAAACAGCTCAAGGCCACCATGAAGCCGGTCATTGTCGAGGCAGAGCTGACCGCGCGACTGGCCAAGGAAGCGGCCGACAAGGCCGCCGCCAAGGCCGCATCGGCCGATGACGACAAGCGGGACGACATGGTCGCGACGGCTGTGGGTCTCGCACAGACGGCCGACACGCTCACGGTGCCGGCCGAACCGGTGCTGCTGGCGGACGACTCCACGCCCGAAACGGTCACCTCGCTCATGTCGGAGCAGGGTGGACGACTGTCCGTGCTGAGTGCTGAGGGAGGCATCTTCGACATCATCGCCGGCCGCTACTCCGGCGCTCCGAACATGGAGGTGTTCCTCAAGGGGCATGCCGGGGACCGGCTGAGGGTCAACCGGCAGACCCGCCGCGAGTACATCGACGCCCCCGCCCTGACCATCGGCCTCGCCGTACAGCCGGACGTGCTCCGCGATATCGGCAAGGTGAAGGGGTTCGACGGGCGTGGGTTGCTCGCTCGCTTCCTGTACGCGCTCCCTGCTTCGACAGTCGGCGAGCGGAAGGTCATCACCGATCCGGTACCTGAGCAGACGGCCGCCGCTTACGCGTCCAACGTCATCGACCTGACGTTGTCCCTTGCGGAATGGACGGACCCGGCCGTCATTCAGCTCTCGCCTGAGGCGGACGCGGCCCTTATCGCGTATCAGGAACGGGTGGAGCCTCAGCTCAAGGCGCGGGGCGGGAGGCTGGGCCACATCGCCAACTGGGCGGGGAAGCTGGCTGGAGCGACCGCCCGCATCGCGGCACTGCTGCATCTCGCTGGGCACCTGGGCGAGGGGCACCGCCACCCGGTCACCGAGCAGACCATGAACGCGGCCATCGAGTTGGGGGAGTACTACACCGCTCACGCCCTCGCCGTATTCGACGTCATGGGCGCCGATCCGGTCGTTAGCCGCGCTCGCAGTGTGCTGGAAGCGCTCAGGGACAACGGGTGGGACGACGTCAGCCGACGGGACCTGTTCACGGTGCTTTCGCGTGCTGAGGCGCCCACCATCGCGGACCTGGAACCCGCCCTCGCTCTGCTGGAGGACCACGGGTACTTGCGGACCTACCAGCCGGAGCGCACCGGCAAACGAGGGCGACCGCCCGCACCTCGTTTGTCGGTACACCCGCAGTTCCATCAGGGCGGTCGGTGA